TCCCGCGCCGAGCGGACCTGGCGCGATGGCAGGCCGCCTCCGAGGCCGGGGGCGTGACATGGGAGGGAACCACGTGGACCGCCTGATCTGTACGGACTGCGACGCGGAGGTGGGCAGGGACGAAGTGGCCTGCCCCGAGTGCGGGGCCGTGCTTACCACGGAGGGCGCGGTGCGTGCCGTCGCCGCCGAGCCCTCTCCCGGGGGCGCGGCGCACACCGTCACCGCCAGGACCGACGCCGCCCCGCCCGCGTCGCCGCCGAGGGAGCCCGCCGCCACGCCCCCGCCCGCGGAGCGGACGACCTGCCCGCACTGTCGGACGTCCCTCACCACGGCCGATCTCGTATGCATGGTCTGCCTGCGCGAACTGCCCTCCGTTCGCCCCGGCGCACCCCGCGGCGAGGCACTGCGCACCACCCTGGAACGCGACGCGACCCTGCTCCGGCTGACCTTCACCACCGGGGAGATCGTGGTACGGCCCGGGCAGCAGATCATCCTGGGCCGCGACCCCCGCCACACGGCCACGGCCGCCCGGCTCGCCCCCTTCGACAACGTCTCCCGCACGCACGCCACGGTCGGCCTCACGACCGACGGCGCCGCCTGGCTCCGAGACGAGAACTCCGCCAACGGCACCTGGGCGGACGGCGAACCCGTACCGGCCGGCCAGACACGAGTACTCCGCGACGGCAGTGTGATCCGACTGGCCTCCGACGTCACCGCGGGCGTCCGCCTGCCGGATGCCTGACCCACGCGAAAAACCGGTGGCACCCGAAGGTGTGCGCCCCTAGGGTTGGACCCGTTCTCGCGGTGGCCGTCGGCCGCCGCCGTCGGCCGTGTGCGGAACGGGAGGTGTGACCGATGGCTGTCTCTGCGCTGGGCGCTGCCCGCAACCAGAAGATCGTCCACCACACCTCCGTGGCCACCGGCTGACCTCACACCTGTTCTCCTTCTCGCCGGGGCCGCCCTTGTGAAGGGTCACCCTTGACTTCCCTCTCCACTTCTTCGTCTTCTTCTTCCGTTTTCTCCGCGCTCGCGCCCTACGGCTGGGACGGCGCATGGGCCGACGAGTTCGCCCCCTTCGACGCCGAGGGACTGCTCGCCGGACGAGTCGTGCGGGTCGACCGCGGTCAGTGCGACGTCGTCACCGTGGACGGCCTCGTGCGGGCCGACACCGCGTTCGTCACCCCGCACGACCCGCTGCGCGTCGTGTGCACCGGGGACTGGGTCGCCGTCGAAGCCACCGGTAACCCGCGCTACGTGCGGACGTATCTGCCGCGCCGCACCGCCTTCGTGCGCTCCACCTCCTCCAAGCGGTCGGAAGGGCAGGTCCTGGCCGCCAACGTGGACTTCGCGGTCATCGCGGTGTCCCTCGCGCTGGAACTCGACCTCGGCCGGATCGAGCGCTTCCTGGCCCTGGCCTGGGAATCCGGGGCCCAGCCGCTGGTCGTGCTGACCAAGGCCGACCTCGTGCCGGACCCGGCGGGCGTGGGGCATCTCGTGCAGGACGTGGAGACCGCCGCGCCGGGTGTGCAGGTGCTGGCGGTCAGTGCCACGGGCGGGGACGGGCTAGACGTGCTCGGTGCCGTCGTGTCCGGCGGGACCTCCGTGCTGCTCGGCCAGTCCGGAGCCGGCAAGTCGACGCTCGCCAACGCGCTCATCGGCGAGGACGTCATGGACGTCCGGGCGGCGCGTGACGTCGACGGCAAGGGCCGGCACACGACCACGACCCGCAACCTGCTGGTGCTGCCGGGCGGGGGCGTGCTGATCGACACCCCCGGGCTGCGCGGCGTCGGGCTCTTCGACGCCGGCAGCGGGGTCGGCCAGGTGTTCGCGGAGATCGAGGAACTCGCCCAGGACTGCCGGTTCCTCGACTGCGCGCACGTGGCCGAACCCGGCTGCGCGGTGCTGGCCGCGCTCGAATCCGGCGTACTGCCCGAGCGGCGGCTCGACAGCTACCGCAAGCTCCTGCGCGAGAACCAGCGGATCGTGGCCAAGACCGACGTGCGCGTGCGCAACGAACTGCGGCGGGAGTGGAAGCGCCGGGGCGCCGAGGGACGGGCCGCGATGGAGGCCAAGCGCGGGAAGCGCGCCTGGCAGTGAGATGCCCGGGGGACCGGGGGGTGGGCGAACCCGCCCACCCCCCGAGCCCCCCCCCCGGGGCGGTGGCACGGTGTCCGAAATCCGCCAGCCCGCAGCTCGGCGCGGGCGCAGACTGGAAGGGTGATTGACGAGGAGACCGGATACGGAGCCGTACGCAGCCGGGACGCCCGGTTCGACGGGGCGTTCTTCTTCGGCGTACGCACGACGGGCATCTACTGCCGGCCCAGCTGCCCCGCCGTGACGCCGAAGCGCCAGAACGTGCGGTACTACCCCACGGCGGCGGCTGCCCAGGGCTCCGGGTTCCGGGCCTGCCGCAGGTGCCGCCCGGACGCCGCGCCCGGGTCCGCCGAGTGGAACGTACGCGCCGACGTCGTGGGACGCGCGATGCGCATGATCGGCGACGGCGTCGTGGACCGCGAGGGCGTCGCCGGGCTCGCCGTCCGGCTCGGCTACAGCGCCCGCCAGGTGCAACGGCAGCTCACCGCCGAAGTGGGCGCGGGCCCGGTGGCCCTCGCCCGCGCCCAGCGCGCCCACACCGCACGGGTGCTCCTGCAGACCACCCGACTGCCCGTCACCGAGATCGCGTTCGCGGCCGGCTTCGCGAGCGTGCGCCAGTTCAACGACACGATCCGGACCGTGTACGCGTCCACCCCGACCGGGCTGCGCAGCACCGCGCACCGCGAGGGGACGCGACCGGCGACCACCTCCTCGGCGGGCATCCCGCTGCGCCTCGCCCACCGCGGCCCGTACCAGGCCGCCGCCGTCTTCGACCTGCTCGGCGCCGAGGCCGTACCGGGCATCGAGGAGGTGACGGGTGCCCCCGGGTCCCGCACCTACCGGCGGACCCTGCGGCTGCCGTACGGGACGGGCGTCGTCGCCGTCGGGGAGCGGACGGCGGACGCGTCCGCCCACAGCGGCGGCTGGCTCGACGCCCGAC
This sequence is a window from Streptomyces ortus. Protein-coding genes within it:
- the rsgA gene encoding ribosome small subunit-dependent GTPase A — translated: MTSLSTSSSSSSVFSALAPYGWDGAWADEFAPFDAEGLLAGRVVRVDRGQCDVVTVDGLVRADTAFVTPHDPLRVVCTGDWVAVEATGNPRYVRTYLPRRTAFVRSTSSKRSEGQVLAANVDFAVIAVSLALELDLGRIERFLALAWESGAQPLVVLTKADLVPDPAGVGHLVQDVETAAPGVQVLAVSATGGDGLDVLGAVVSGGTSVLLGQSGAGKSTLANALIGEDVMDVRAARDVDGKGRHTTTTRNLLVLPGGGVLIDTPGLRGVGLFDAGSGVGQVFAEIEELAQDCRFLDCAHVAEPGCAVLAALESGVLPERRLDSYRKLLRENQRIVAKTDVRVRNELRREWKRRGAEGRAAMEAKRGKRAWQ
- a CDS encoding AlkA N-terminal domain-containing protein, whose product is MDEETGYGAVRSRDARFDGAFFFGVRTTGIYCRPSCPAVTPKRQNVRYYPTAAAAQGSGFRACRRCRPDAAPGSAEWNVRADVVGRAMRMIGDGVVDREGVAGLAVRLGYSARQVQRQLTAEVGAGPVALARAQRAHTARVLLQTTRLPVTEIAFAAGFASVRQFNDTIRTVYASTPTGLRSTAHREGTRPATTSSAGIPLRLAHRGPYQAAAVFDLLGAEAVPGIEEVTGAPGSRTYRRTLRLPYGTGVVAVGERTADASAHSGGWLDARLHLTDLRDLTTAVQRLRRLFDLDADPYAVDERLGADPRLAPLVAARPGLRSPGAADPEELAVRALVGPREAARLVQAYGKALDSPCGTLTHVFPEPAALVGAGSTLGALAAALADGGLRLDPGADRQAARAALNTLPGLDAHVVAVIRTRALGDPDVGPPEEPVPDTWRPWRSYALRHLETAARQPESDDK
- a CDS encoding FHA domain-containing protein; translation: MDRLICTDCDAEVGRDEVACPECGAVLTTEGAVRAVAAEPSPGGAAHTVTARTDAAPPASPPREPAATPPPAERTTCPHCRTSLTTADLVCMVCLRELPSVRPGAPRGEALRTTLERDATLLRLTFTTGEIVVRPGQQIILGRDPRHTATAARLAPFDNVSRTHATVGLTTDGAAWLRDENSANGTWADGEPVPAGQTRVLRDGSVIRLASDVTAGVRLPDA